One window from the genome of Rhodococcus sp. ABRD24 encodes:
- a CDS encoding gamma-glutamyl-gamma-aminobutyrate hydrolase family protein (Members of this family of hydrolases with an active site Cys residue belong to MEROPS family C26.): MRVSARGLDGVVEAIEHESKWVVGVQWHPEDTDDSVEDRRALFSAFVGRAAVHAALKHSSQTSSEK, from the coding sequence TTGCGCGTCTCCGCCCGCGGACTCGACGGCGTCGTCGAAGCGATCGAGCACGAGAGCAAATGGGTCGTGGGTGTGCAGTGGCACCCTGAAGACACCGACGATTCAGTCGAGGATCGCAGGGCTTTGTTCAGCGCATTCGTCGGGCGTGCAGCGGTGCACGCCGCCTTGAAGCACTCATCTCAGACCTCGTCCGAGAAGTGA